The Candidatus Omnitrophota bacterium DNA segment TCTAAAGGGCTTATGTGTTTTCGCGAAGGCCGCCATCTTATCTTTTACCGTAAATTGAAAATGGGAATCGTCATTATTCGAGTGCTGCACGATCGGATGGATGTTCCCGAAAGAATCAAGGAAACCGAAGAATAAATTTTCCCCAAACCGCTTCGCTTTATAGAACTCCCGGCCAACGAGAGAATCCGCATTTAAAAAATCCGCACATTACGCCCGTTTGAATATAAACGAATTGGTTGTAAGATGGGCCGAAAAAACGCGGCCCATCTTACTTTTTATCTTTCCTCATATCTCCGTCGTAGAACCTAAATCTTTCCACTCGATGGTTCCCGGCTCGTATTTTCTCTTTTCCCGATTGTACATGGCTTGGTGGCCCATCAAGGCTGTGAGGGTGGCGAGGCGGGCGGTTTCGACGTTGCTGTTGGGCTTTTCGTTTTTGCGGATATGCTGGGCGAATTGTTCGAACTGCTGGAAGGAGCCGTTGTAGTAATCCGTCGCGTCGGCGGCGCGTACGATCTCGCCCTTGCGGGGATGCAGCGTTCCCTGCGCCAGGTCGACGAGTCCTTCATCCTTGAAAACCCAAAGTTTTTCTCCCGGCCCTTCGCCCAGTTTTTCCATTTTGGCCATGCACAAATCCGCAGGCATACAGGAAAAATGGGTGTAGGAAAGAATGACGCCGTTGGGGAATTGAAAACTGAGGCTGGAGTGATCTTCGGCCAAATGGGGCGGCAATTGGGGATATCGCTGCGTGGGCTTGTATTCCACCGTAATCGCGCCCATCGCGGAGCATTTGGCGGGGTGGGTTCCCATCACCCAGGTCATGACGTCCATATGGTGGCAGGCTTGCTCGACCAGTTTGCCGCCGGACAACTCCACGTCCATCACCCATCCCCCCGGCTGGCCGGGGAAATACCAATGGCCTTGCAGGAATGTGATATTGCCGAAGCGGTCGGATTGGGCTTCGGCGATGGTTTTGAGAAAGGTGGGATTGTAGCGGCGTTGAAAGCCCACTTGATAGATTCC contains these protein-coding regions:
- a CDS encoding Gfo/Idh/MocA family oxidoreductase is translated as MTNRNVNRRTFMQASSASAAAMMVGTSSRVFGANDRIRLAQIGLGGRGTSDLKSYARITDFEIVSLCDLIQQKVDRGIGVAKEDGHKPEGFVDFRKMLDKGNLDAVVVCTEVGNHAKCVVPILEANLHCFSEKPMDCTVEKVDAIVKAARKSKGIYQVGFQRRYNPTFLKTIAEAQSDRFGNITFLQGHWYFPGQPGGWVMDVELSGGKLVEQACHHMDVMTWVMGTHPAKCSAMGAITVEYKPTQRYPQLPPHLAEDHSSLSFQFPNGVILSYTHFSCMPADLCMAKMEKLGEGPGEKLWVFKDEGLVDLAQGTLHPRKGEIVRAADATDYYNGSFQQFEQFAQHIRKNEKPNSNVETARLATLTALMGHQAMYNREKRKYEPGTIEWKDLGSTTEI